CGACGGCATGATCACCGTCGACGAAGCTTACGGCTACGTGTCGAAGAAGGTGCCGGAAGTGACCGGTCAGAATCAGCACCCGGTCAAGAAGGGCGAAGTGGAAGGACAGTTGATTCTCGGACAGGTGCGATAACGGGCCTCGTCATTCATAGTGAGACCCCCTTTATTCCGTCATGCTCATTGGACAGTAAGGAGGCTGCGTATGTCATCATCATGGTCCCGTATCGGCGTCGTCGCCATCGGCTTCATCGGCCTGGCCGGCTGCACCGAGGTCGAAACCGTCAAGGCGCCGATCGAAGTCCCGTCAAGAATCTATACCGCCAACGAAAGCTCGAACGATGTCTCGGTGATTGATGCGACCAGCTACACGCCGGTGGGCAGCATCGAGTCGAAGAATCAATCCACCCATGACATCGCGATCTCACGTGATGGCCGCCGCGTGTACGCCACCAACCTCGCCAGCGGCCGCCTCTCAGTCATGGACGCGGGCACAATGGAGACGATCGCTTCCATCTATACAGGACAACGCTGCCACGTGGTCGCCCTCACCAACGACAATAAACAGGCCTGGGTTGCCAACATCGGGGACAACAACATCTCGATCGTGGATACGGAGACGTTCCGTATCGTCGGCACGATTCCGACCGGCAAGGGCCCGACCGGCCTCACTTTTTCGCACGACGGCAAGTTCGCCTACGTCAGCACACAGGGAGACAAAACCGTCGACATCATCGACACCTCGACGCACCAGATCGTCAAATCGCTTTCCGTCGGGGCAAATCCCCACTTCCTGGTCGTCGGTCCGAAGGGCTACATTTGGGGCACGAACACCGGAGGCACCGACATCTACGTGATCGATCCCGCGACGCAAGATATCGCCGGGACCTTGGAGGTCGGCGCAAAGCCGCAGCAGATCGCCTTCGGCTTCAAGGGCATGCAGGGTCCGAACGTCTACGTGACCGTCGGCGGAACGAACAAGGTCGCGGTCGTCCCGGCAGATCCCAAGAACCTCAAGGTGCTTGAAGAAATCTCCGTGGGTGACGGCCCCAACGGCATTTGGGCAAACCCCGAGGGCACGCGCATTTTTGTCGGACATGACAAGGGCAACGAGGTGCGAGTGATCGACACGGGCACCGGCCAGAACATCGCCACCGTGCCGGTCGGTCGCAAGCCGATTCGAGTGGTCGTGTCGAGGTAGACGAAGATCCCAGGGCCGTTGGCATATCGCCAAGACGCGAAACAGTCTTGACCAAACGCGAGAACACAGAATTCTGAGTGCGGAGGATGACATGACGCAATCGTTCATTACGAGGACACTGACCATAGCAGCCATCATCGGCGCGACAAGCCTGCCGGCATTTGCTGCGAATGCTCCGGTGGGATGGGCCGTCAACGCCATCGGCACCTTGACGATCATTCGCGCCGACGGCGTCCAAGAGCAGTTGCAGGGCCGGAAAACGATGCCGCTCTTCGAGGGCGACGTCCTCAAGACCGACGCCTCGAGCCAGGCCTATATTCAACTCAAACAAGGCGTGAACGTGGCACTGAACGAAGAAACCACGTTCAAGATCATCTCGCGTTGGCAGAAGGACAAGCCGACGACATGGATTCTCCGCCTGAGCCAAGGGGAGGTATGGGCAAAGACGGCGGGTGACGGGCCGAAGGCCTTCGAGGTCGAGACCCCGGTGGCCACGGCGGCGGTGAAGGAAACGGAGTTCAATCTCAAAGTCCAACCCGACGGCCAGAGCATCCTGACGGTCATCGAAGGCGTCGTTCAATTCGGCACCGCCTTCGGAACCTGCCCGATCCGAACCAACACGATCAGTTATGGCGTGCGGGGCAAGAAGTGCACGAAACCGGCGGAAAGCGACGGCAATGCGACCAAAGCCTGGACGAACCAGCTGATCCCGCCGTCGGCGACACCGCAATAGCGCAATGAACCTTCGCCGACCGTCGGCAGACTCACCTGAGGCGGGTGAATAGGCCGACGGGAGGAGGGAGTCGGGATGACGGCACATCAACGTCAGCGCGTGGCTGACCGGGGCACACGCGTCCTGCTGGCACTGCTTTCTGCGGCGCTGCTGGCCCTCTCTCTCCCCTCCCCGGATATCGGCTGGCTGGGCTGGTGCGCCCTCGTCCCGCTTCTCCTGGCAACGCAAGGACTCAGGCCCGGCCAGGCGGCCGTACACGGACTGCTGACCGGAATCGTCGCCGGCTTCGGCATCTATGGCTGGTTGTTCGAAGTCCCCAGTTTCGACCTGCGTCATGCCGTTCTGCTGGCCCTCTACGTCGGGGCCTATCCGGCGATCTGGGCCTTCGCCACCGCCTGGGCACTGCGGCGCAATTTCCCCCTGCTTCTCTCTGCGCCTGTTCTTTGGCTGGTATTCGACTACCTCCGCGGGCACGCGGGATTCCTCGCACTTCCCTGGGGCACCTTGGCCCAAACACAACATCGCAACCTCCCCCTGCTTCAGATCGCGAGCGTGATCGGCGAGCATGGCGTCACGTTTCTGGTCGCGTTGGGCAATGCCGCACTGGCGGCCTTTTGCCTGAAGCAGGAGCGACGCCCAGCCATGGTCGCTGCATTGGTTCTCGTCACTGTCCATGTGTGGGGCGCTGCCGAACTGTTCTCTCCCGCGTCCGGTCAATCCATCACGGTCGCGGCGATTCAACCGAATATTCACATCGGCGAACGTGCGACCGAAGCCGGGCGCACTGCCAACCTGGCACGACTCGAACGATTGACCAGAGAGGTGGCATCGTCACATCCGAACCTCATCGTCTGGCCGGAAAGCGCAATCCCAGGCGACCTGTCCGATCCGGCGCTGCTCGATCGTCTCCGGCAATTGAGCCATGAAACCGGCGTGCCGCTGGTTCTCGGAGCTGCCGAGGTGGAAAAATTCGCCACAGGAGACAGCCTGCTCAGCATCGGACGGCGCGCGTTCAACAGCGCCCATCTGTTGCAGCCGGACGGCTCCGCCTCGCCACCCTATCGCAAGCGCATGCTGGTGCCGTTTGCCGAATATGTGCCGCATGCCGACGTCATCCCTTGGCCCGAGTGGCTCGCCCCGCGGGTGACCGAATTGACTGCCGGTGACAGTGGTCGGCTGTTTACGATCGCGCCGCAGATTTCCGTCGCCGCATTAATCTGTTGGGAAAATCTCTTCTCACACCTCGCCCGGGAATCCGTCAACGGCGGGGCACAGCTTCTGGTGCAACTGACGAACGACGTCTGGTTCGGCCCCACGGCTGCCCCCCGGCAACACAATCTCATGTCCGTCATGCGAGCCGTAGAAAATCGTGTGCCGGTCGTGATCGCGTCGAACGCGGGCCCCTCACAACTCATCGATGGGTATGGCCGGGTGGTCGCCGCCACATCGAACGTCTTTCAGGAATCGGCCATCACAGGTGCCGTGGCCCTCGGGGGAGGAGGCACCGTCTACTCCAAGACCGGGGATTGGTTCGTTCTGCTCATGCCCGCCGGTGCATTCTGCACGTATGTCCTCCTGAAGCGGGTACACCCGAGTCGATATGCGAACCGGAACTCGTTCCCTTGGATCAGGGGCGCCCCCGCATCCCTTGTGATCGCTTCCATGCTTGGACGAAGCAGGCGCGTCCTGGGACGGACGACTCCGGAGGGGTAACCATACGAGACTAGGCTCCATCACTCAATCACGAGAAGGAAGGATCTTCACCCAGAGATACATGTGGGGCGCGTTGTTGTTCGTGCTGTCCGCCATT
This Nitrospiraceae bacterium DNA region includes the following protein-coding sequences:
- the lnt gene encoding apolipoprotein N-acyltransferase yields the protein MTAHQRQRVADRGTRVLLALLSAALLALSLPSPDIGWLGWCALVPLLLATQGLRPGQAAVHGLLTGIVAGFGIYGWLFEVPSFDLRHAVLLALYVGAYPAIWAFATAWALRRNFPLLLSAPVLWLVFDYLRGHAGFLALPWGTLAQTQHRNLPLLQIASVIGEHGVTFLVALGNAALAAFCLKQERRPAMVAALVLVTVHVWGAAELFSPASGQSITVAAIQPNIHIGERATEAGRTANLARLERLTREVASSHPNLIVWPESAIPGDLSDPALLDRLRQLSHETGVPLVLGAAEVEKFATGDSLLSIGRRAFNSAHLLQPDGSASPPYRKRMLVPFAEYVPHADVIPWPEWLAPRVTELTAGDSGRLFTIAPQISVAALICWENLFSHLARESVNGGAQLLVQLTNDVWFGPTAAPRQHNLMSVMRAVENRVPVVIASNAGPSQLIDGYGRVVAATSNVFQESAITGAVALGGGGTVYSKTGDWFVLLMPAGAFCTYVLLKRVHPSRYANRNSFPWIRGAPASLVIASMLGRSRRVLGRTTPEG
- a CDS encoding FecR domain-containing protein; its protein translation is MTQSFITRTLTIAAIIGATSLPAFAANAPVGWAVNAIGTLTIIRADGVQEQLQGRKTMPLFEGDVLKTDASSQAYIQLKQGVNVALNEETTFKIISRWQKDKPTTWILRLSQGEVWAKTAGDGPKAFEVETPVATAAVKETEFNLKVQPDGQSILTVIEGVVQFGTAFGTCPIRTNTISYGVRGKKCTKPAESDGNATKAWTNQLIPPSATPQ
- a CDS encoding beta-propeller fold lactonase family protein; translation: MSSSWSRIGVVAIGFIGLAGCTEVETVKAPIEVPSRIYTANESSNDVSVIDATSYTPVGSIESKNQSTHDIAISRDGRRVYATNLASGRLSVMDAGTMETIASIYTGQRCHVVALTNDNKQAWVANIGDNNISIVDTETFRIVGTIPTGKGPTGLTFSHDGKFAYVSTQGDKTVDIIDTSTHQIVKSLSVGANPHFLVVGPKGYIWGTNTGGTDIYVIDPATQDIAGTLEVGAKPQQIAFGFKGMQGPNVYVTVGGTNKVAVVPADPKNLKVLEEISVGDGPNGIWANPEGTRIFVGHDKGNEVRVIDTGTGQNIATVPVGRKPIRVVVSR